From Streptomyces chrestomyceticus JCM 4735, one genomic window encodes:
- a CDS encoding DUF4334 domain-containing protein: MHTSPPAGHLPSEIVSMADTCSAALQNMPRLENWLEKLGLPVDTALVPLMCLQTAFFTPWLPPDTCLRLSRLTVWLMAIDNVLDAPEAPGSPGADWPTARVEDWHRILDGHDGGSDDPVARALAEIIRDVDGDGRPELFAVWRESMHQTLTGMRYEHETSRTAATGGTAPPLADYLRHGAWSIGVEQQVTALWALLDEPGLADRLPVLRTALHDAATAIRLLNDLRGHHREQAEGKPDALTLGLTEREAYERADAGLESCLRTLAPLTAAGYGSAVALQRVVIWHARMYHRFDPVRPGRTAAPPLPGSTVPAPSVPPRPKEAPPMGTEQEVLDAVASGATYDTAELAALFDRLAPVDTAFLIGTWRGGAFEHTGENAELLTKMRWYGKRFVDADHVEPLLCRDEDGAVYSYTESGLASLREVVHRGKQSTAMVYDQLPVIDHFRRLTDDVLLCVMDKKGDPEDFYFHLTRVPEPDIRA; encoded by the coding sequence GTGCACACCTCACCGCCGGCCGGCCACCTTCCCTCGGAGATCGTCTCCATGGCGGACACATGCTCCGCCGCCCTGCAAAACATGCCCAGGCTCGAAAACTGGCTCGAAAAGCTCGGTTTACCCGTGGACACCGCGCTGGTCCCCCTCATGTGTCTGCAGACGGCGTTCTTCACCCCGTGGCTCCCGCCGGACACCTGTCTGCGGCTGTCCCGGCTCACGGTCTGGCTGATGGCCATCGACAACGTCCTGGACGCGCCCGAAGCGCCCGGCTCGCCGGGCGCGGACTGGCCCACGGCCCGCGTCGAGGACTGGCACCGGATTCTCGACGGGCACGACGGCGGCAGCGACGATCCCGTGGCGCGCGCTCTGGCCGAGATCATCCGGGACGTGGACGGAGACGGACGGCCCGAACTATTCGCCGTATGGCGCGAAAGCATGCATCAGACGCTGACCGGCATGCGGTACGAACACGAGACTTCCCGGACGGCCGCCACCGGCGGCACGGCGCCCCCGCTGGCCGACTATCTGCGGCACGGCGCCTGGAGCATCGGCGTCGAACAGCAGGTCACCGCCCTGTGGGCGCTCCTGGACGAGCCCGGCCTGGCCGACCGCCTGCCCGTACTGCGCACCGCGCTGCACGACGCCGCGACCGCGATCCGTCTGCTCAACGACCTGCGCGGCCACCACCGGGAGCAGGCCGAGGGCAAGCCCGACGCCCTGACCCTCGGCCTGACCGAGCGGGAGGCGTACGAACGCGCCGACGCGGGGCTGGAAAGCTGCCTGCGGACCCTGGCTCCGCTCACCGCCGCCGGGTACGGTTCCGCGGTGGCGCTGCAGCGGGTGGTGATCTGGCACGCCCGGATGTACCACCGCTTCGACCCCGTACGGCCCGGCCGGACCGCCGCCCCTCCCCTGCCGGGCAGTACCGTGCCCGCCCCATCCGTCCCGCCCCGGCCGAAGGAGGCCCCGCCCATGGGTACCGAGCAGGAAGTCCTGGACGCCGTCGCGTCCGGAGCCACGTACGACACCGCGGAACTCGCGGCCCTCTTCGACCGGCTGGCCCCCGTCGACACCGCTTTCCTGATCGGGACGTGGCGAGGCGGCGCCTTCGAGCACACCGGCGAGAACGCCGAGCTGCTCACGAAGATGCGGTGGTACGGCAAACGGTTCGTCGACGCCGACCACGTGGAGCCGCTGCTCTGCCGCGACGAGGACGGGGCGGTCTACTCGTACACGGAATCGGGCCTGGCCTCGCTGCGCGAGGTCGTCCACCGCGGCAAGCAGTCCACGGCGATGGTCTACGACCAACTGCCGGTCATCGACCACTTCCGCCGTCTCACCGACGACGTCCTGCTGTGCGTGATGGACAAGAAGGGCGACCCGGAGGACTTCTACTTCCACCTCACCCGCGTACCGGAACCAGACATACGGGCTTGA
- a CDS encoding prenyltransferase/squalene oxidase repeat-containing protein, with product MNRSLTLATRHALTTQRANGSWLAVPDPRITETALCTLALACSPQPGAGHAAARGRAWLAAGAAPQDHHPVARAVESALLSLALGADGSIDVSHPAFEDPALSARARLLQALALHTGRTVRGGAGPDVLRTQLAAAVAAPGRLKRWSRVELWSAHALVAAHFGDRKAALLAARTIADQQSPAGDFFANPVTTALAALALQAAAPGTAAARRCTEYLLTSQHADGTWRFTTSDVWDTALAVRAFRGQPDFDRHALPAAVAYLVAAQNPDGGWPFRLGVESDNDTTGAALIALDGGSHAPGGVIRAGVRHLARQQRDDGLWRTWQSAGDPPVDDVIAHVVTALARHSGRHRVDLAPARAWLTGRLDGQGRWYAGWYRGLAYAAAEVLPALDAPAPPDGHAAARVLAETRNPDGGWPVEAGGPSTPAATGLALAALERGGLRDEDLWAPGLTYLVETQRDDGTWPGVPLMYGPRPLLTHFPTHTHAFTVEGLFAGQRRLRAAARGGCLQPHGEELSYGRAEGGPA from the coding sequence GTGAATCGTTCCCTCACCCTCGCCACCCGGCACGCCCTCACCACCCAACGGGCAAACGGCTCCTGGCTCGCCGTCCCCGACCCCCGGATCACCGAGACCGCGCTGTGCACGCTGGCCCTGGCGTGTTCACCGCAACCCGGCGCAGGCCACGCCGCCGCCCGGGGCCGGGCCTGGCTCGCCGCCGGAGCCGCCCCGCAGGACCACCACCCGGTGGCCCGGGCTGTGGAAAGCGCGCTGCTGTCCCTGGCCTTGGGCGCCGACGGCTCCATCGACGTGAGCCACCCCGCCTTCGAGGACCCCGCGCTGTCGGCCCGGGCCCGGCTCCTCCAGGCCCTCGCCCTGCACACGGGCCGGACGGTCCGCGGCGGCGCCGGGCCTGACGTGCTGCGCACGCAACTGGCCGCCGCGGTGGCCGCCCCGGGACGGCTCAAGCGCTGGTCGCGCGTGGAACTCTGGTCGGCGCACGCCCTCGTGGCGGCCCACTTCGGCGACCGTAAGGCCGCCCTGCTGGCCGCCCGTACGATCGCCGACCAGCAGTCCCCGGCGGGCGACTTCTTCGCCAACCCGGTCACCACGGCTCTCGCGGCGCTCGCCCTCCAGGCCGCCGCGCCGGGCACCGCCGCCGCCCGCCGCTGCACGGAATACCTGCTCACCAGCCAGCACGCCGATGGCACCTGGCGCTTCACCACCAGCGACGTCTGGGACACCGCGCTGGCCGTACGGGCCTTCCGGGGGCAGCCGGACTTCGACCGCCACGCGCTGCCCGCCGCCGTCGCCTACCTGGTCGCGGCGCAGAACCCGGACGGCGGCTGGCCGTTCCGCCTGGGCGTCGAGTCCGACAACGACACCACCGGGGCCGCCCTGATCGCCCTGGACGGCGGGAGCCACGCTCCTGGCGGGGTGATCCGGGCCGGGGTGCGGCACCTGGCCCGGCAGCAGCGGGACGACGGGCTCTGGCGCACCTGGCAGTCCGCCGGAGATCCGCCGGTGGACGACGTGATCGCCCATGTGGTCACCGCGCTGGCCCGCCACTCCGGCCGCCACCGCGTGGACCTGGCCCCGGCGCGCGCCTGGCTCACCGGACGCCTCGACGGCCAGGGACGCTGGTACGCCGGCTGGTACCGGGGCCTGGCGTACGCCGCGGCCGAAGTCCTCCCCGCCCTCGACGCCCCCGCACCGCCGGACGGCCATGCCGCCGCCCGCGTGCTGGCCGAAACCCGTAACCCGGACGGCGGCTGGCCGGTCGAGGCAGGCGGCCCGAGCACCCCTGCCGCCACCGGCCTGGCGCTGGCAGCTCTGGAGCGCGGCGGACTCCGCGACGAAGACCTCTGGGCGCCGGGGCTGACGTATCTTGTGGAGACCCAGCGCGATGACGGCACCTGGCCGGGCGTACCGCTCATGTACGGCCCGCGGCCGCTCCTCACCCACTTCCCCACGCACACCCACGCGTTCACCGTGGAGGGCCTCTTCGCCGGTCAGCGCAGGCTCCGCGCCGCCGCGCGAGGCGGCTGCCTCCAGCCGCACGGGGAGGAGCTGTCCTACGGCCGGGCGGAAGGGGGACCGGCGTGA
- a CDS encoding cytochrome P450 — translation MNSGARSAARPGHAPADAPAEAPVAPGRVPLAGHAPRFRRDALRFVREQRHHGPVTKVYIGPRPVHVVNSGELVRELLTAQARSFDKGAMFDALRVPLGDGLITAAGDRHLRHRRTMQPAFHHDRIAGYARIMSERSLACSAAWEPGTTRDLVPDIHRLTLDILLRTLFADPQDPELRTAVKDWLTVKYHSMRLALSPLHAWAERLPLLPGWRPPDDGPLRRLVAVQQRIVDGYRADGRDRGDLLSMLLPAGGPDGALTDTEVTDELITLFLAGTGTVSASLAWALYEISRRPDVQRRLHDEFDTVLEAGRPPRFEDVPALVFTRQVLAETLRLHPPSWLLMRRAVRPVTLGGVRLAPGAEVFFSPYALHHDPHLYEDPEQFRPDRWPPDAAAKPPRHTYLPFGAGSRLCIGEDFAWTELTLAVAAFTAHRRLEPVAAAPVRPLVGTVLRPDRLPLTAHPRTP, via the coding sequence GTGAACAGCGGTGCACGGTCGGCCGCACGCCCCGGGCACGCCCCCGCCGATGCTCCCGCCGAGGCGCCCGTCGCCCCCGGCCGCGTACCACTGGCCGGGCACGCCCCGCGCTTCCGGCGGGACGCCCTGCGCTTCGTCCGCGAGCAGCGGCACCACGGACCGGTGACGAAGGTCTACATCGGCCCGCGGCCGGTCCACGTCGTCAACTCCGGCGAACTGGTACGGGAACTCCTGACCGCCCAGGCCCGTTCCTTCGACAAGGGCGCGATGTTCGACGCCCTCCGCGTCCCACTGGGCGACGGGCTGATCACCGCTGCCGGGGACCGCCACCTCCGCCACCGCCGCACGATGCAGCCCGCCTTCCACCACGACCGGATCGCCGGTTACGCCCGCATCATGTCCGAACGCTCCCTGGCATGCTCCGCCGCCTGGGAACCCGGCACCACCCGCGACCTGGTGCCGGACATCCACCGCCTCACCCTCGACATCCTGCTCCGCACCCTCTTCGCGGACCCCCAGGACCCCGAGCTGCGCACCGCCGTCAAGGACTGGCTGACCGTCAAGTACCACTCAATGCGCCTCGCCCTGTCGCCCCTGCACGCCTGGGCGGAACGCCTCCCGCTGCTGCCGGGCTGGCGGCCGCCGGACGACGGCCCGCTGCGCAGGCTGGTGGCCGTTCAGCAGCGGATCGTCGACGGCTACCGCGCCGACGGCCGGGACCGCGGCGACCTGCTCTCGATGCTCCTGCCGGCGGGCGGCCCGGACGGCGCCCTGACCGACACCGAGGTGACCGACGAGCTGATCACCCTCTTCCTGGCCGGCACCGGCACCGTCAGCGCGTCGCTGGCCTGGGCGCTGTACGAGATCTCCCGCCGCCCCGACGTCCAACGGCGCCTGCACGACGAGTTCGACACCGTCCTCGAAGCGGGACGCCCGCCCCGCTTCGAGGACGTACCCGCGCTGGTCTTCACCCGGCAGGTGCTGGCCGAGACCCTGCGGCTGCACCCGCCGTCGTGGCTGCTGATGCGCCGTGCCGTACGGCCGGTCACGCTCGGCGGCGTACGGCTCGCCCCGGGCGCCGAGGTGTTCTTCAGCCCGTACGCCCTGCACCACGACCCGCACCTGTACGAGGACCCCGAGCAGTTCCGCCCCGACCGCTGGCCGCCGGACGCCGCCGCGAAGCCGCCTCGGCACACCTACCTGCCGTTCGGCGCGGGCAGCCGGCTGTGCATCGGCGAGGACTTCGCCTGGACGGAACTGACGCTGGCGGTGGCCGCGTTCACCGCCCACCGCCGCCTGGAGCCGGTCGCCGCCGCGCCCGTACGGCCCCTGGTCGGCACCGTCCTGCGCCCGGACCGGCTGCCGCTCACGGCGCACCCCCGCACTCCCTGA
- a CDS encoding SDR family NAD(P)-dependent oxidoreductase gives MSTHLPPSGDGTRPGRLRDRVALVTGAASGIGAVCAERLAAEGAVVVAADLDEDGAARVAGQITEAGGTALARRVDVTDLDSVTSVVKEAATMGDGLRIAVNNAGISGPLTPLAELSPADFDAVTKVNLYGVYHAMRCQLPVMAATGGVIVNLSSIAAHSAFRGHAAYAAAKQGVLALTRTAAREYASHGIRVLSVSPGVVGTPMVTSLPPGSTDNLIASVPLQRTAQPAEVAALIAFLVSDDASYMTGSDHVVDGGYLAK, from the coding sequence ATGTCCACGCACCTCCCCCCGTCCGGCGACGGAACCCGGCCCGGTCGGCTGCGGGACCGGGTCGCCCTGGTGACCGGTGCCGCCTCCGGAATAGGCGCGGTGTGCGCGGAGCGGCTGGCGGCGGAGGGCGCCGTGGTGGTGGCCGCCGACCTCGACGAGGACGGTGCCGCCCGGGTGGCCGGGCAGATCACCGAGGCCGGGGGCACCGCCCTGGCCCGCCGGGTGGACGTCACCGACCTGGACAGCGTCACCAGCGTCGTCAAGGAGGCCGCCACCATGGGCGACGGCCTGCGGATCGCGGTCAACAACGCCGGGATCAGCGGCCCCCTCACCCCGCTGGCGGAGCTGTCACCCGCCGACTTCGACGCCGTGACGAAGGTGAACCTCTACGGCGTCTACCACGCGATGCGCTGCCAGCTCCCCGTGATGGCCGCGACGGGCGGCGTCATCGTCAACCTCTCCTCCATAGCCGCCCACTCGGCCTTCCGCGGCCACGCCGCCTACGCGGCGGCCAAGCAGGGCGTCCTCGCCCTGACCCGGACCGCGGCCCGCGAGTACGCGAGCCACGGCATCCGGGTCCTGTCCGTGTCACCGGGCGTCGTCGGCACCCCGATGGTCACCTCGCTGCCGCCCGGCAGCACCGACAACCTCATCGCCTCCGTCCCGTTGCAGCGCACCGCGCAACCGGCCGAAGTCGCCGCCCTCATCGCGTTCCTGGTGTCCGACGACGCCTCGTACATGACCGGCAGCGACCATGTGGTGGACGGCGGGTACCTGGCCAAGTAG
- a CDS encoding class I SAM-dependent methyltransferase: MDPADFYTGLVAESFAPLRSFSPDPEVYAAFLREVGGPALELGCGDGDPLLALRRSGLDVEGVDSSADMLERCRRRADEAGVTVTVHHQRMEALSLSRRFQAVFLAGPTFNLLPDDSVAAAALHRVRRHLADGGTALIPLHVPGPTPADRIGQVRTAPADDGAELRFSVVSEQRDEAARTRTTVLRYERHGPGGPTVVERPWLLHWYTRSGFEKLAAEAGLRTVSVTDGDGSAVEGDAPDMVFRLRAD; this comes from the coding sequence GTGGACCCAGCCGACTTCTACACCGGCCTCGTCGCCGAGTCCTTCGCCCCGTTGCGGTCCTTCTCCCCGGACCCCGAGGTCTATGCGGCCTTCCTCCGCGAAGTGGGCGGCCCGGCCCTGGAACTGGGCTGCGGGGACGGTGACCCGCTGCTCGCCCTGCGTCGCAGCGGCCTGGATGTCGAGGGCGTCGACTCCTCCGCCGACATGCTGGAACGCTGCCGCCGCCGGGCCGACGAGGCGGGCGTCACCGTCACCGTCCACCACCAGCGGATGGAAGCGCTCAGCCTGTCACGCCGGTTCCAGGCGGTCTTCCTGGCCGGGCCCACCTTCAACCTGCTGCCGGACGACAGCGTCGCCGCGGCCGCTCTCCACCGCGTCCGCCGCCACCTGGCCGACGGCGGCACCGCGCTGATCCCGCTGCACGTCCCGGGCCCGACCCCCGCCGACCGGATCGGGCAGGTCCGCACCGCTCCCGCCGACGACGGCGCCGAGCTGCGGTTCTCCGTGGTGTCGGAACAGCGCGACGAGGCCGCGCGCACCAGGACCACCGTGCTGCGCTACGAACGCCACGGACCCGGCGGGCCCACCGTGGTCGAGCGTCCGTGGCTGCTGCACTGGTACACCCGCTCCGGCTTCGAGAAGCTCGCCGCCGAGGCCGGGCTGCGTACGGTGTCGGTGACGGACGGGGACGGCAGCGCCGTGGAGGGGGACGCCCCGGACATGGTCTTCCGCCTGCGGGCCGACTGA
- a CDS encoding GAF and ANTAR domain-containing protein, whose protein sequence is MPHAEWEMLLDRLRHAARTGQGLNGVSPGTAARLLGHDALTLCLATPRGHLELLWADDAADRLGPAMDDLQYVLGEGPTLEALHTGRTVVEPDLRNTPVDRWPQFLPAAARTDVRTVVAVPLLLGVVSVGVLTAYRVRPGAPSAQQIAATDRFARAALNLLLYTSPARLLTGEHGAGLALHRAEVHQATGVLAVQLRVALDQALLRLRAHAYSQDRALLDVARDVIAHRLRLDNGSS, encoded by the coding sequence ATGCCACACGCCGAGTGGGAGATGCTCCTCGACCGGCTGCGCCATGCCGCGCGCACCGGCCAGGGCCTTAACGGCGTGAGCCCGGGAACCGCCGCGCGACTGCTCGGCCACGACGCCCTGACCCTGTGCCTCGCCACTCCCCGTGGCCACCTGGAACTCCTGTGGGCCGACGATGCCGCCGACCGGCTCGGCCCGGCCATGGACGACCTGCAGTACGTCCTCGGTGAAGGGCCCACCCTGGAGGCGCTCCACACCGGCCGTACCGTCGTCGAACCCGACCTGCGGAACACGCCCGTCGACCGCTGGCCCCAGTTCCTGCCCGCCGCCGCCCGTACCGACGTCCGTACGGTGGTGGCCGTCCCGCTGCTCCTGGGTGTCGTGTCCGTCGGTGTCCTGACCGCCTACCGCGTCCGGCCCGGTGCCCCGAGCGCCCAGCAGATAGCGGCGACCGACCGGTTCGCGCGGGCCGCGCTGAACCTGCTGCTGTACACCTCCCCCGCGCGGCTGCTCACCGGTGAGCACGGCGCCGGGCTGGCCCTGCACCGTGCCGAGGTCCACCAGGCCACCGGCGTCCTCGCCGTCCAGCTCCGGGTCGCCCTCGACCAGGCCCTCCTGCGGCTGCGGGCCCACGCGTACTCCCAGGACCGCGCTCTCCTCGACGTGGCCCGCGACGTCATCGCGCACCGCCTCCGCCTCGACAACGGCTCGTCGTGA
- a CDS encoding ANTAR domain-containing protein, with translation MPATEREARIAEAVRDLVHRSADFDPLELLHDLTEHATALLPVAGAGVTVLDDLGRVEYATASDERCRRLEEVQIELDEGPCLDATRDGTAMAPASLSGPAAMRWPRFARRARRAGVTAVAAVPLRTPGFTAGALNLMSGQETEIPTANDLRIAQALADATAACFGHQHDLHDQAVLIQQLSTALESRLVIEQAKGVLSERLGVSLDDAFGRLRAHARARQLKLTDLAADVAQGTVPSELSEP, from the coding sequence ATGCCTGCGACCGAACGTGAGGCGCGTATCGCCGAAGCGGTACGCGACCTGGTGCACCGCAGCGCGGACTTCGATCCGCTGGAGCTGCTGCACGACCTGACCGAACACGCCACGGCCCTGCTGCCGGTGGCCGGAGCCGGCGTCACCGTCCTCGACGACCTGGGGCGGGTGGAGTACGCCACCGCCTCCGACGAACGCTGCCGCCGGCTGGAAGAAGTCCAGATCGAACTGGACGAGGGGCCCTGTCTCGACGCCACCCGCGACGGCACCGCCATGGCTCCGGCCTCGCTGTCCGGCCCGGCGGCGATGCGCTGGCCCCGCTTCGCCCGCCGCGCCCGGCGCGCCGGGGTCACCGCGGTCGCCGCGGTCCCGCTGCGCACCCCCGGCTTCACCGCCGGTGCCCTCAACCTGATGAGCGGCCAGGAGACCGAGATACCCACCGCCAACGACCTGCGCATCGCCCAGGCCCTGGCCGACGCCACCGCGGCCTGCTTCGGCCATCAGCACGATCTGCACGACCAGGCCGTCCTCATCCAGCAGCTCTCCACCGCGCTGGAGAGCCGCCTGGTGATCGAGCAGGCCAAGGGGGTGCTGTCCGAACGGCTGGGGGTGAGTCTGGACGACGCCTTCGGGCGGCTGCGCGCGCACGCCCGCGCCCGGCAGCTCAAGCTCACCGACCTGGCGGCGGATGTCGCCCAGGGCACGGTGCCCTCCGAACTGTCCGAGCCGTGA
- a CDS encoding FecCD family ABC transporter permease: MTKPTTGAVSPGGTAPDVTPPDSLVLRTGAFSWLFPRRGSLVAVALGALILVIVALGTFASSTGMSLTETLSGLFGTGDPATVMLVQDFRLPRIAVGVLVGAALGIAGCLTQTLAGNRLATPDLIGVNEGATAAVVASVVGSSTGMIGEWWLGPVGAVLAAALVVLCAGGAGHRGHRVLVVGIGVSTVVGAVTDLVMSRQNDNTAGGVFLWTVGSLSGRDWSVGTPLLLILLALLPFALAAGNRLQLLRFDDDTAAGLGVPVRRIRALALALAVVLSGVAAGIGGPIAFVALAAPVLADRLGGRARVPVLASSLVGGALIAGADALGRVIAPVEIPVGVVTSVLGGPFLLWVLFRPDRGAGRP, encoded by the coding sequence ATGACGAAACCGACGACGGGCGCCGTCTCTCCCGGAGGGACCGCTCCGGACGTCACGCCGCCCGACAGCCTCGTCCTGCGGACCGGCGCCTTCTCCTGGCTCTTCCCCCGCCGGGGCTCGCTGGTCGCCGTCGCGCTCGGCGCGCTGATCCTGGTCATCGTCGCGCTGGGTACGTTCGCCAGCTCCACCGGCATGAGCCTCACCGAGACGCTCTCCGGCCTGTTCGGCACCGGCGACCCCGCGACGGTGATGCTGGTCCAGGACTTCCGGCTGCCCCGGATCGCCGTCGGCGTCCTGGTCGGCGCGGCCCTGGGCATCGCCGGCTGCCTCACCCAGACCCTCGCCGGCAACCGCCTCGCCACTCCCGACCTCATCGGCGTGAACGAGGGCGCCACCGCGGCCGTCGTCGCCTCCGTCGTCGGCTCGTCCACCGGCATGATCGGCGAGTGGTGGCTCGGCCCGGTCGGCGCGGTGCTGGCCGCCGCGCTGGTGGTGCTGTGCGCGGGCGGCGCGGGTCACCGGGGACACCGTGTCCTCGTCGTCGGCATCGGTGTCTCGACCGTCGTCGGTGCCGTCACCGACCTCGTCATGTCCCGTCAGAACGACAACACGGCCGGCGGCGTCTTCCTGTGGACGGTCGGCAGCCTCAGCGGGCGCGACTGGTCGGTGGGGACGCCGCTGCTGCTGATCCTGCTCGCGCTGCTCCCGTTCGCCCTCGCCGCCGGGAACCGGCTCCAGTTGCTGCGCTTCGACGACGACACCGCCGCCGGGCTCGGCGTGCCCGTACGGCGAATCCGGGCGCTCGCCCTGGCCCTCGCGGTGGTCCTCTCCGGCGTCGCCGCGGGCATCGGCGGCCCCATCGCCTTCGTCGCCCTCGCGGCTCCCGTACTGGCCGACCGCCTCGGCGGCCGGGCACGCGTACCGGTACTTGCCTCCAGCCTGGTGGGCGGCGCGCTGATCGCCGGCGCCGACGCGCTGGGCCGGGTGATCGCCCCCGTCGAGATCCCGGTGGGCGTGGTCACCAGCGTGCTCGGCGGCCCCTTCCTGCTGTGGGTCCTCTTCCGCCCGGACCGGGGCGCGGGCCGGCCCTAG
- a CDS encoding FecCD family ABC transporter permease translates to MLVAQEAGPPVGDTQPPPSRASGHRRRILTVAVALTVLLAVLVLLSLLIGTGSSPVARAWDFLLGDPAARADAQLRLAVLDVRLPRTLAAVLVGISLGAAGCLLQAVTRNPLAETGLLGVNSGAALGVVIGLTYFGANSSYALLGWALAGGMAASAVVLLLAASGRAAASPLRLVLAGSALGATFHGMTSYVLLSTQSTFDTFRYWTIGSLAGIKTSDTYPLIPLVATGLLIAFGAARPLAALALGDDSARSLGHRPGLVRVVVAGAVTLLAGSAVAIAGPIAFLGLLAPHAARSVTGPRIAAQLALSALIAADVMIAADIFARIAIRPWETPVSVLLAFVGGPLLIWIARSRRMSTAGGTA, encoded by the coding sequence ATGTTGGTTGCGCAAGAGGCCGGGCCCCCCGTGGGCGACACCCAGCCCCCTCCGTCACGGGCGTCCGGCCACCGCCGGCGCATCCTGACCGTTGCGGTCGCCCTGACCGTGCTGCTGGCCGTCCTGGTGCTGCTGTCCCTGCTCATCGGCACCGGATCCAGCCCCGTCGCGCGCGCGTGGGACTTCCTCCTGGGCGATCCGGCGGCCCGCGCCGACGCCCAACTCCGGCTCGCCGTCCTGGACGTACGGCTGCCGCGCACCCTCGCCGCCGTCCTCGTCGGTATTTCCCTCGGCGCCGCAGGCTGCCTCCTCCAGGCCGTCACCCGCAACCCTTTGGCCGAAACCGGACTGCTCGGCGTGAACTCCGGCGCCGCACTCGGCGTCGTCATCGGTCTCACCTACTTCGGGGCGAACTCCTCCTACGCCCTGCTCGGCTGGGCCCTCGCCGGCGGCATGGCCGCCAGCGCGGTGGTCCTGCTGCTGGCCGCCTCCGGCCGGGCCGCGGCGTCACCCCTGCGGCTGGTGCTCGCCGGCTCCGCGCTCGGCGCCACCTTCCACGGCATGACCTCGTACGTCCTGCTCAGCACCCAGTCCACCTTCGACACGTTCCGCTACTGGACCATCGGCTCCCTGGCGGGCATCAAGACCTCGGACACCTACCCGCTGATCCCGCTCGTCGCGACCGGCCTGCTGATCGCCTTCGGCGCCGCCCGCCCGCTGGCCGCCCTCGCGCTCGGCGACGACAGCGCGCGATCCCTGGGGCACCGCCCCGGGCTGGTCCGCGTCGTCGTCGCCGGGGCGGTGACCCTGCTGGCCGGGTCGGCGGTGGCGATCGCCGGTCCCATCGCCTTCCTCGGCCTGCTGGCCCCGCACGCCGCCCGCTCCGTCACCGGCCCGCGGATCGCCGCGCAGCTCGCCCTGTCGGCACTGATCGCCGCCGATGTGATGATCGCGGCGGACATTTTCGCCCGGATCGCCATCCGCCCCTGGGAGACCCCCGTGAGCGTGCTCCTCGCCTTCGTCGGCGGGCCGTTGCTGATCTGGATCGCCCGCTCGCGGCGGATGTCCACGGCGGGAGGGACGGCATGA
- a CDS encoding iron-siderophore ABC transporter substrate-binding protein codes for MSTHTLPRVRRTAAAAVTAALALALTACGGDASGSGQAKTGGGKVTVTDATGTEVEVPAKPAKVVALSEMDLDSALALGVKPIGLTAGRGQKGAPGYLAGRAGDIPVVGAVTGPDVEKVLRAKPDVILAGQLADPKVLQQLKAVAPTVVTIGKDKDWKKALDLTGRVLGRQNEAKTFLTGYENKAAALKKKLGPRAGATVSVARYSAKGTAVMQQGVFISDVLKNLGFKRPGIQNERGQGHSTPISDEDIQQIDGDWLFIGTLAAKGKDADLFTELKAKPAYRQLGAVREGHATEIDGSKWTSLGGGLAALSVLDDIEKAMAK; via the coding sequence ATGTCCACCCACACCCTGCCGCGCGTCCGCCGGACCGCGGCGGCCGCCGTCACCGCCGCCCTGGCGCTGGCCCTCACCGCCTGCGGAGGGGACGCGTCCGGTTCCGGGCAGGCGAAGACCGGCGGCGGCAAGGTCACCGTCACCGACGCCACCGGCACCGAGGTCGAGGTGCCCGCCAAGCCCGCCAAGGTGGTCGCGCTCAGCGAAATGGACCTCGACTCCGCGCTGGCCCTCGGGGTGAAGCCGATCGGTCTGACCGCCGGCCGCGGCCAGAAAGGCGCCCCCGGCTACCTCGCCGGCCGGGCCGGGGACATACCGGTCGTCGGCGCGGTCACCGGCCCCGACGTCGAGAAGGTGCTGCGCGCCAAGCCCGACGTCATCCTCGCCGGGCAGCTCGCCGACCCGAAGGTGCTCCAGCAACTGAAGGCCGTCGCGCCGACCGTCGTCACCATCGGCAAGGACAAGGACTGGAAGAAGGCGCTCGACCTCACCGGCCGGGTCCTCGGCAGGCAGAACGAGGCCAAGACCTTCCTCACCGGCTACGAGAACAAGGCCGCGGCCCTGAAGAAGAAGCTCGGCCCGCGCGCCGGCGCCACCGTCTCCGTCGCCCGCTACTCCGCCAAGGGCACCGCCGTGATGCAGCAGGGCGTGTTCATCAGCGACGTCCTGAAGAACCTCGGCTTCAAGCGGCCCGGCATCCAGAACGAGCGCGGCCAGGGCCACTCCACCCCGATCAGTGACGAGGACATCCAGCAGATCGACGGCGACTGGCTGTTCATCGGCACCCTCGCCGCCAAGGGCAAGGACGCCGACCTGTTCACGGAGCTGAAGGCCAAGCCCGCCTACCGTCAGCTCGGCGCGGTCCGCGAGGGCCACGCCACCGAGATCGACGGCTCCAAGTGGACGAGCCTGGGCGGCGGCCTGGCGGCCCTGTCCGTCCTGGACGACATCGAGAAAGCCATGGCCAAGTGA